A section of the Cuniculiplasma divulgatum genome encodes:
- the cas1b gene encoding type I-B CRISPR-associated endonuclease Cas1b, which yields MTKDGKLERNENTVYFENEVQKFPIPIEQVSEIYCVSHITITSGVIHFLAQKEIPIHFFNHYGYYEASLWPRKKDVAGQIIISQAKAYLDPEVRFRLASSFVIGAAMNIINVIKSQGRKDIDLTKRIDEIRNYLDNIPSSSPSIPALMGIEGNIRRLYYSALDEILPDWLMLGARKYNPPGNAGNSLMSFCNSLSYTACLTEIYHTQLDPTLSFLHEPGERRFSLSLDLAEIFKPAITDRIFLKLSNRGQLDATHFDNDLQGTVLSEKGRRLVLKTFQEKMEDTITHRGLKRKVTYRRLIRLECYKVLNDITLGELYHPLIAWW from the coding sequence CTGACGAAAGATGGAAAACTTGAAAGGAACGAGAATACAGTATACTTCGAGAACGAGGTTCAGAAATTTCCAATACCCATCGAACAGGTAAGTGAGATCTATTGTGTATCGCATATAACCATTACCAGCGGGGTAATTCACTTTTTGGCACAGAAAGAGATTCCAATACATTTCTTCAACCACTATGGCTATTACGAAGCCTCGCTTTGGCCTCGAAAGAAGGATGTAGCCGGACAAATTATCATTTCTCAGGCGAAAGCCTATCTTGATCCGGAAGTTAGATTCAGGCTTGCCTCGTCTTTTGTAATTGGAGCCGCAATGAACATTATTAACGTCATAAAAAGTCAGGGGAGAAAAGACATAGATCTAACGAAAAGGATAGATGAAATCAGGAATTACCTGGATAACATTCCTTCAAGCTCTCCCTCAATTCCAGCTTTAATGGGTATAGAGGGAAACATAAGGAGACTCTATTACTCAGCATTAGACGAAATCTTGCCAGATTGGCTAATGCTGGGCGCGAGAAAGTATAATCCTCCTGGGAATGCAGGGAATTCACTTATGAGCTTCTGTAATAGCCTCTCATACACAGCATGTCTGACTGAGATTTATCATACGCAGCTCGATCCTACCCTCAGCTTCCTTCACGAGCCCGGTGAAAGAAGGTTTAGTCTATCTCTGGACTTGGCTGAAATATTCAAACCAGCAATTACTGACAGAATTTTCCTGAAGTTAAGTAACAGAGGGCAATTGGATGCAACTCACTTTGATAATGATTTGCAAGGGACCGTATTATCTGAAAAAGGCCGGAGACTAGTCCTTAAAACTTTTCAGGAAAAAATGGAGGATACAATAACGCATAGGGGTCTGAAAAGGAAAGTTACCTACAGAAGATTGATAAGACTGGAATGCTATAAAGTCCTTAACGACATCACGCTTGGCGAACTGTACCATCCTTTGATTGCCTGGTGGTAG